One Candidatus Chazhemtobacterium aquaticus genomic window, CTGAGGACAGTCGTGTCTACGTCCGTGATCACCTACTTACCTATTACCTTGAGGAAATCAATCACCCCTTAAGAGAAAGCCTTTTTGTTGCGGGCTGGAATCCTAGGTTAAGCCCCATCTCCAACTATCTCTTTGACTCACAGTACGACCGCTGGGCCATGGTCATCGATGGTGTTGAGTACCAATCAAAAGTCACTCTAAAACCTTACTACTCCTCTCCCTATACCCGTTTCTTTATCTGGACTAGTATCTTCCCCCTCACCTATCTTGTCTTCAATCATTTCCGTCTCTCACTCAAACGCCTACTTAGCTTAAGGTAATCTCTATGAAACTAGACCTTTCCATCATCATCGTTTCCTACAACACCAAAAAATATCTGCGTGATTGTCTTAACTCCTTATATTCCAACACCAAGGGAGTTAAATTCGAGGTCATCGTCGTCGACAACCACTCCACCGACGGTTCTCAACAAATGCTTGCTAAGCACTTTCCCAAAGTAAAGTTGATTAAAAGTGAGCAAAACCTAGGCTTTGGTAGAGCCAATAACTTAGGCGCCAAACAAGCCAAAGGTAAATATCTGCTTTTCTTAAATCCAGATACTCTCATCACCCCCGATTCAATAAAGGAAAGTGTCAAGTTAGCAGACCAGACTTCCAAGTTAGGAGCCTTAACTATCCGCCTCCTTTTTGCTGATGGCACCATCCAGCCTACTGGTGGTTACTTTCCCACATTGCTCCGCCTGTTTGCTTGGCACACCGCTCTTGATGAGCTGCCGGTACTAAAGCACTTGATTGGCCCCATTCATCCCCCCGCTTCCTTTTATACCCACTCCTTTGAGCCTGACTGGATCACTGGCGCCTTCATGCTTATACCATCCCCAGTCTTTAACAAGGTAAGCGGTTTTGATGAACACATCTTTATGTATGGTGAGGATCTAGAGCTCTGCTACCGACTTAAACAGCTTGGGTACAAGGTTATCTACTCCAGCTCTCCTTCCATCACCCACCTGCAATCCAAGGCCTCCTCATCTCAGTTTGCTCTCATCTCAGAGATTACTGGTATCAAGTATTTTTACAAAAAACACAAACCTTCCTGGCAGCTGCCGTTAGTCAATATCATTTTCAAGCTCGGCTCATTGCTGCGGCTATTACTCTTTGGGATAATACTAGGCGATGACGCCAAAAAACAAGCCTACCACCAAGCGCTCAAACTCTAACAACTCCTTGCTAGAGTCTCTGCTTAAATACACCTTCGCGGCCCTCCTTATTTTTATTCCGCTCTACCCCAAGTTTCCCTTGTTTAATGTTCCTGGCACCTATGTTGCCGTCAGAGCCGAGGATTTCATCATTGCCCTACTGGCTCTTCTCCTCCTCCTCCTCCTATTACTCCGCCCTTACTTCAAGTTTTTTACCAAAAGCCCCACCGCCAAAGCTATCCTGGTTTTTTGGTTAGTTGCTTTTTTTGCCACTCTAAGCGGTGTTTTCTTAACCAAAACCACCCCTCTATCTCTGGGTCTGCTTCACTGGGCCAGGCGAGTCGAGTACACCATTCCTTTCTTTGCCGGTTTACTACTTGCCAGAAACAAAGACAACCTACTTTTCTTTGTTAAGCTAATTCCCTTAATCGCTCTGGCCGTCTTTGTTTATGGCCTAGCTCAGATCTACTTAAATGCACCCGTTATCTCCACCCAGAGTGCCGAGTACTCCACTGGTATC contains:
- a CDS encoding glycosyltransferase family 2 protein; amino-acid sequence: MKLDLSIIIVSYNTKKYLRDCLNSLYSNTKGVKFEVIVVDNHSTDGSQQMLAKHFPKVKLIKSEQNLGFGRANNLGAKQAKGKYLLFLNPDTLITPDSIKESVKLADQTSKLGALTIRLLFADGTIQPTGGYFPTLLRLFAWHTALDELPVLKHLIGPIHPPASFYTHSFEPDWITGAFMLIPSPVFNKVSGFDEHIFMYGEDLELCYRLKQLGYKVIYSSSPSITHLQSKASSSQFALISEITGIKYFYKKHKPSWQLPLVNIIFKLGSLLRLLLFGIILGDDAKKQAYHQALKL